The Gloeomargarita sp. SKYB120 sequence CGAGATGACCACAATCCGGTCGCCCGGCGCCATATCCACCTTCACCTTGGGCTCTTCCACTGCCACCGACCGGAACACCCGCTCGACTTCAGCGTCCGACAGGGGCATAGGTTTGACTTGCACCCGTCCACCGCGTACCTGGGGCGAACCAACAAAGTTGATGACATGGGGTGTGCTGCGCACCACCTGCCAGGCCTCGTCGTCAATTTCCCACTGGCCCTTGTCGTTCTGCACCGCCAGCATCTGCACGTACACGTAGCCAGGATAGATTTTTTCCTCCGTATTCTGGCGGCTCCCGTCTTTACGAATGCGCACCACCGGCGCCTGGGGAATGGCCACCTGCAAAATCCGGTCGGTCATGTCCAGGGCGCGACTGCGCTGCTCGAGGGTACTTTTCACCTTCTGCTCGCAGCCGGAGGCCACCTGCACCACGTACCAGCAGGGCCGGCCTACCCGCTCTTGCCCCTCCATCGGTTCCGCTGAATAGGTCATGGAAACACTCGCCGCGCTAACCACACAAACAAGCTATCCACCAGGTAAATCAGCAAGGTCGAGGCCGTCACCATCAAGATGACCGCTAGCGACTCGCTGACCAGTTGCTGCCGAGTCGGCCAGATGACCTTTTTCAACTCAGCGCGCACATCCTGTAAAAATGTCAACAGCCCACCCTTTTCCGGCGGCGCTGCCGTTTCTTTCTTTTCCATGCCGCTTCCTTGCTCGGACGACCCGGCTTCATCTAAGGCATTGTTCATCTTAGCACAAGTGAATCGGGTTACGACCGTTGTGCATTGGGAGAGCGCGTGATATGATGAAAGACTGTTGCCCAATTTGCACTCTATGTCTCGCTATCGTGGCCCACGGGTTCGGATCATTCGGCGGCTAGGGGATTTACCTGGCCTGACCCGAAAGGTTGCGCGCAAGCGTGTGAATCCTCCCGGTCAGCACGGCCAAGCGCCCCGCAAGTTGTCGGAGTACGCCAAGCGGCTGGAGGAAAAGCAGAAGCTGCGCTACAACTACGGCATTTCAGAGCGGCAACTGTTGCGGTATGTGCGCAGGGCGCGGCGGGTGAAAGGTTCGACAGGGTTAGCCCTGTTGCAGTTGCTAGAGATGCGCCTCGACAATACCGTGTTCCGGTTGGGGATGGCTCCGACGATTCCGGCGGCACGCCAGTTGGTAAGTCATGGACACATCCAGGTCAATGGCCGGACCGTGTACACCCCGAGCTACGAGTGCAAACCTGGTGATGTGATTACTGTGCGCCCGCGCGAGTCGTCCCGCAGGCTGGTTGCGGCTTACGCCGAATACCCTGGCCTGGCAACCCTACCGACGCACCTGGAATTTGACAAGAACAAGCTGGAGGGGAAGGTGACGGGGGTTATCGAACGCCAGTGTGTGGCGTTGCAGGTGAATGAACTGATGATTGTGGAGTTTTACTCTCGCAAGGGTTAGGCTGGGAGCCATCGCGTCACACGGCGGTCAAGGGCGTTTTGATACCGAGGTACAGTTCGCCGATGCGGGGGTCGTTGAGCAGGTCTGAACCGGGGCCGCTGTAGCATTCGCGACCGTTTTCCAGGACATAGCCTCGGTGGGAAATTTTGAGGGCTTGGCGGGCGTTTTGCTCCACAAGCAGAATGGTGACCCCCAGGCGGTTGATTTGCTGGATATACCCCATGACTTCCCCGACTAATCGGGGAGAAAGGGCTGCCGACGGTTCATCGAGCAGTAACAGTTGCGGGTGACTCATTAACGCCCGCGCCATAGCAAGCAGTTGCCGTTCACCGCCGGAGAGGGTCCCCGCACGCTGGTGGTAGCGCTGGCGCAGGATGGGGAAAAGTTGGGTGAGTTCGTCAATGCGGGCTTGTAATTGCTTTTTGCTAACTGGTCCCGCCCCGAGCTGGAGATTTTCTGCGACAGTTAAAGAACGAAAAACATTGGCCAGTTGTGGGACGTAGGCGATGCCCTGAGCGACCAATTGGTGGGTGGGAACATGGAGGATAGGGCGACCTTGAAATTCCACTATCCCCCGCCGGTAAGGCAGCAGGTTAAAAATGGCCTTGAGCAGGGTAGATTTCCCTGCGCCGTTGGGACCGATCAGGGTGACCAGTTCGCCCTGGTCAATCGAGATACTCGCCCCCTGCAAGATGTCCAAACCGGCGATATAACCGGCATACAAGTCCTGAACTCGTAGCAGGGATTGGCGCATCCGCAGGCCTCGTGATACTTTAGGATTATTATCTTACGTGAATGCCAAGGGTGCCAGATAGGGGCGGTTAGCTCAGCGGTAGAGCGCCTGCCTTACAAGCAGGATGTCACAGGTTCGATTCCTGTATCGCCCATG is a genomic window containing:
- the rpsD gene encoding 30S ribosomal protein S4, encoding MSRYRGPRVRIIRRLGDLPGLTRKVARKRVNPPGQHGQAPRKLSEYAKRLEEKQKLRYNYGISERQLLRYVRRARRVKGSTGLALLQLLEMRLDNTVFRLGMAPTIPAARQLVSHGHIQVNGRTVYTPSYECKPGDVITVRPRESSRRLVAAYAEYPGLATLPTHLEFDKNKLEGKVTGVIERQCVALQVNELMIVEFYSRKG
- a CDS encoding ABC transporter ATP-binding protein — translated: MRQSLLRVQDLYAGYIAGLDILQGASISIDQGELVTLIGPNGAGKSTLLKAIFNLLPYRRGIVEFQGRPILHVPTHQLVAQGIAYVPQLANVFRSLTVAENLQLGAGPVSKKQLQARIDELTQLFPILRQRYHQRAGTLSGGERQLLAMARALMSHPQLLLLDEPSAALSPRLVGEVMGYIQQINRLGVTILLVEQNARQALKISHRGYVLENGRECYSGPGSDLLNDPRIGELYLGIKTPLTAV
- the nusG gene encoding transcription termination/antitermination protein NusG; this encodes MTYSAEPMEGQERVGRPCWYVVQVASGCEQKVKSTLEQRSRALDMTDRILQVAIPQAPVVRIRKDGSRQNTEEKIYPGYVYVQMLAVQNDKGQWEIDDEAWQVVRSTPHVINFVGSPQVRGGRVQVKPMPLSDAEVERVFRSVAVEEPKVKVDMAPGDRIVVISGPFKDFRGEVIEVSPERSKLKALLSIFGRETPVELEFTQIQKES
- the secE gene encoding preprotein translocase subunit SecE, with the protein product MNNALDEAGSSEQGSGMEKKETAAPPEKGGLLTFLQDVRAELKKVIWPTRQQLVSESLAVILMVTASTLLIYLVDSLFVWLARRVFP